The following are encoded in a window of Risungbinella massiliensis genomic DNA:
- the topA gene encoding type I DNA topoisomerase produces the protein MADSLVIVESPAKAKTIGKYLGRKYIVKASMGHIRDLPKSQLGVDVENHFSPKYITVRGKGDILKELRNAKKKVKNIYLAADPDREGEAIAWHLAHILGVDPNDTCRVVFHEITKDAVKDAFKRPRPIDMDLVNAQQARRILDRIVGYKISPLLWKRVKKGLSAGRVQSIAVKLVIDREKEIRAFVPEEYWSVTAHLLSGKAELEAKFYGYEGKKKELKNRQEVDELLEKIKGKRFVVDSIKESKRKRNPSLPFITSTLQQEAARKLNFRAAKTMMLAQQLYEGIDIGKEGTVGLITYMRTDSTRISETASTETAKYIQESYGENYLATGKREQKKKANAQDAHEAIRPTSIFRTPDQMKAYLSRDQLRLYRLIWERLVASQMAPAILDAVTAEISAGEASFRATGSKINFPGFMKVYIEGTDDKKQDDEKFLPPLEEGQLLKKKKVDPAQHFTQPPPRYTEARLVRTLEEKGIGRPSTYAPTLETIQKRGYVKLEEKKFIPTELGEIVLELMEEFFPEILNIEFTVHMEEDLDQVEEGRTDWIQILDRFYESFHSRLIVAEKEMQSVEIKDEVSDELCEKCNKPMVYKLGRFGKFLACSGFPDCRNTKAIMKSTGVTCPKCQKGEIVERKSKKKRVFYGCNQYPDCDFLSWDKPVPEPCPKCNSMMVEKKKKKETWITCTKCDFEREKA, from the coding sequence ATGGCAGACTCGTTAGTTATTGTGGAATCGCCTGCGAAGGCGAAAACAATAGGAAAATATCTAGGTCGCAAGTACATAGTAAAAGCTTCAATGGGTCATATACGTGACCTACCGAAAAGTCAGTTAGGAGTAGATGTCGAGAACCATTTTTCTCCTAAGTATATTACTGTCCGTGGCAAAGGAGATATTTTAAAAGAACTTCGAAACGCCAAGAAAAAAGTGAAAAATATTTATTTAGCTGCTGACCCGGATCGTGAAGGAGAAGCAATCGCTTGGCATTTGGCTCATATTTTAGGAGTAGATCCTAATGATACTTGTCGAGTGGTCTTTCATGAAATTACCAAGGATGCTGTCAAAGATGCTTTTAAACGCCCACGCCCAATTGATATGGATCTTGTGAATGCACAACAAGCTAGAAGAATATTAGACCGTATAGTGGGGTATAAGATCAGTCCGTTACTGTGGAAACGAGTAAAAAAAGGTTTGAGTGCAGGTCGTGTACAGTCCATTGCAGTCAAATTAGTAATCGATCGTGAGAAAGAAATTCGGGCGTTTGTACCAGAAGAATACTGGAGTGTAACGGCGCATCTTTTGAGTGGAAAAGCAGAATTAGAAGCAAAGTTTTATGGATATGAAGGTAAGAAAAAAGAGCTGAAAAATCGCCAAGAAGTAGACGAGCTCTTGGAGAAAATCAAAGGAAAGCGCTTTGTAGTAGACTCAATTAAAGAGAGTAAACGCAAACGTAATCCATCTCTTCCGTTTATCACCTCGACTTTGCAACAGGAAGCAGCGAGAAAGTTGAACTTTCGTGCTGCCAAGACAATGATGTTAGCTCAACAGCTCTATGAAGGAATCGATATCGGGAAGGAAGGGACGGTCGGTCTCATTACTTATATGCGAACCGATTCTACGAGAATATCCGAGACGGCGTCTACAGAAACAGCGAAGTACATTCAAGAGTCGTATGGAGAGAATTATCTAGCTACTGGCAAGCGAGAGCAAAAGAAAAAGGCAAACGCGCAAGATGCTCACGAAGCAATTCGTCCTACTTCTATCTTCCGGACACCAGATCAGATGAAGGCATATCTTTCACGAGATCAGTTGAGGTTATATCGGCTTATTTGGGAGCGCCTCGTAGCCAGTCAGATGGCACCTGCGATCTTGGATGCGGTAACAGCGGAGATCTCAGCAGGAGAGGCTAGTTTTCGGGCAACTGGTTCCAAGATTAACTTTCCAGGATTTATGAAGGTATATATTGAAGGAACGGATGACAAAAAGCAGGATGATGAAAAGTTCTTGCCTCCACTAGAAGAAGGACAGCTACTCAAAAAGAAAAAAGTAGATCCTGCTCAACACTTCACCCAACCACCTCCACGCTATACAGAGGCTCGATTGGTACGGACGTTGGAGGAAAAGGGAATTGGACGTCCTAGTACGTATGCTCCGACACTGGAGACGATCCAAAAACGAGGCTATGTCAAGTTAGAGGAAAAGAAGTTCATCCCAACGGAGTTAGGTGAAATAGTACTAGAATTAATGGAAGAGTTTTTCCCAGAGATTTTAAATATCGAATTTACTGTTCATATGGAAGAAGATCTGGACCAAGTGGAGGAAGGAAGAACTGATTGGATTCAGATTCTCGATCGGTTCTATGAATCTTTCCACAGTCGCCTCATTGTGGCAGAAAAAGAGATGCAGTCAGTAGAGATCAAAGATGAGGTTTCCGATGAGTTGTGCGAGAAATGTAATAAACCAATGGTTTATAAGTTAGGACGGTTTGGGAAATTTCTTGCATGCTCTGGTTTCCCCGATTGTCGTAATACCAAAGCGATCATGAAATCAACAGGTGTAACTTGTCCCAAATGCCAAAAAGGAGAAATTGTGGAACGCAAGAGCAAGAAGAAACGGGTCTTTTATGGATGTAATCAGTATCCTGACTGTGACTTCCTCTCATGGGATAAACCAGTACCAGAACCTTGTCCAAAATGTAATTCTATGATGGTAGAAAAAAAGAAGAAAAAAGAGACTTGGATCACCTGTACCAAGTGTGACTTCGAGAGAGAAAAAGCATAG
- the trmFO gene encoding FADH(2)-oxidizing methylenetetrahydrofolate--tRNA-(uracil(54)-C(5))-methyltransferase TrmFO, which produces MNQTQVTVVGAGLAGSEAAWQLAERGIKVKLIEMRPVKRTPAHRGDQFAELVCSNSLRAAGLTNAVGILKEEMRKLNSLIMKAADKHAVPAGGALAVDRENFSEEITQVLHQHPNITVVKEEVTAIPEGPTVIATGPLTSEALSADLKKLTGEEYLYFYDAAAPIVEKESIDMEKVYLASRYDKGEAAYLNCPMSEEEFDRFYEALISAETVPLKEFEKEIFFEGCMPIEVMARRGKKTLLFGPMKPVGLIDPRTGKRPHAVVQLRQDNSAGTLYNIVGFQTHLKWGPQKEVLQLIPGLENAEIIRYGVMHRNTFLNSPKMLLPTYQFRERADLFFAGQMTGVEGYVESAASGLLAGINAAHLASGKELVTAPSTTAIGSLAHYITHTDAKNFQPMNANFGLFAPLTEHIRSKKDRATAYAKRAIEEVERFTLTV; this is translated from the coding sequence GTGAACCAAACACAAGTAACCGTAGTCGGAGCTGGGCTTGCCGGAAGTGAGGCGGCATGGCAATTAGCAGAGCGGGGAATTAAGGTAAAGCTGATCGAGATGCGACCAGTTAAGCGGACACCTGCCCATCGTGGAGATCAGTTTGCAGAATTGGTATGCAGTAACTCGCTACGAGCAGCAGGATTGACCAATGCGGTAGGTATTTTAAAAGAAGAGATGCGTAAACTTAACTCCCTTATCATGAAAGCGGCAGATAAACATGCTGTCCCAGCAGGAGGAGCATTGGCTGTTGATCGAGAGAATTTTTCTGAAGAGATAACACAAGTGTTGCATCAGCATCCTAATATTACGGTTGTGAAAGAAGAAGTAACTGCAATCCCAGAGGGACCAACTGTAATTGCGACTGGGCCGCTAACATCAGAAGCTTTATCAGCCGATTTAAAGAAGCTAACGGGAGAAGAGTACCTTTATTTTTACGATGCGGCAGCACCGATTGTAGAGAAAGAAAGCATCGACATGGAGAAAGTTTATTTAGCTTCTCGCTATGATAAAGGGGAAGCGGCTTATCTTAACTGTCCGATGTCTGAAGAAGAGTTCGATCGTTTTTATGAAGCACTGATCTCAGCCGAAACGGTACCATTAAAAGAATTCGAGAAAGAGATTTTCTTTGAAGGATGTATGCCGATCGAAGTAATGGCTCGTCGTGGGAAGAAGACTCTTCTCTTTGGACCAATGAAACCAGTTGGATTGATAGATCCGCGAACTGGGAAGCGTCCACATGCGGTAGTTCAGCTTCGTCAAGATAATAGTGCAGGCACACTGTATAATATTGTTGGGTTCCAGACTCATCTAAAATGGGGACCACAAAAAGAAGTACTACAGTTAATCCCTGGTTTGGAGAATGCTGAAATCATCCGTTATGGAGTAATGCATCGTAATACGTTCCTAAATTCACCCAAAATGCTTCTTCCTACCTATCAATTCCGTGAACGGGCTGACCTGTTTTTTGCTGGACAAATGACTGGAGTGGAAGGGTATGTAGAATCAGCAGCATCGGGACTTTTGGCTGGTATCAATGCTGCCCATCTCGCTAGTGGAAAAGAGTTAGTCACTGCACCATCGACCACGGCTATTGGAAGTTTAGCTCACTATATTACGCATACGGATGCAAAGAACTTTCAACCGATGAATGCCAATTTTGGTTTGTTTGCTCCTCTAACAGAACATATTCGTTCGAAGAAAGATCGAGCAACGGCTTATGCCAAACGAGCAATCGAAGAAGTAGAACGATTTACATTGACGGTCTAA
- the hslV gene encoding ATP-dependent protease subunit HslV: protein MEQFHATTIFAVRHNGSAAIAGDGQVTFGNQMIMKHGAKKVRRLYRGQVLAGFAGSVADAITLFEKFEARLEEFHGNLQRAAVELAKEWRADKVLRRLEAMMIVVNKDTMLLLSGNGEVIEPDDDVLAIGSGGSFALSAGRALKRHATHLNAKEMAHAALTVASEICVFTNSNIICEEV from the coding sequence ATGGAACAATTTCACGCTACAACCATCTTTGCAGTACGACATAATGGTTCGGCAGCGATCGCAGGTGATGGGCAAGTAACCTTTGGGAATCAAATGATTATGAAACATGGAGCAAAAAAAGTTCGTCGACTCTATCGTGGGCAAGTTTTGGCAGGATTTGCTGGATCAGTAGCAGACGCAATTACGCTATTTGAAAAATTTGAAGCCAGGTTAGAGGAGTTTCACGGTAACTTGCAACGTGCAGCGGTGGAGCTTGCAAAAGAATGGCGAGCAGATAAAGTATTGCGTCGTCTAGAAGCGATGATGATTGTAGTTAATAAAGATACAATGCTTCTTCTATCTGGTAATGGGGAAGTAATCGAACCAGATGATGATGTTTTGGCGATTGGTTCTGGTGGTAGCTTTGCGTTGTCAGCTGGACGTGCTTTAAAACGACACGCTACTCACTTAAATGCAAAAGAAATGGCACATGCAGCACTTACAGTAGCAAGCGAGATCTGTGTCTTTACTAACAGCAATATTATCTGTGAGGAGGTATAA
- the hslU gene encoding ATP-dependent protease ATPase subunit HslU: MHPNEKWTPRQIVEELDKYIVGQQEAKRAVAVALRNRYRRSLLAPELREEIIPKNILMIGPTGVGKTEIARRLAKLVGAPFVKLEATKFTEVGYVGRDVESMVRDLVETAIRMLKDEKIDSVQDQARELAEERLIELLVPEKKSTTSFQNPFEALFQRPGSNTQSAESDSSEKTRVRQERRRVRDRLASGELENELVEIEVEEQTPSMLDLLGGAGNDQMGMNMQDMFSHLIPKRTKKRRLPVKEAREVLTLQEGQKLIDMDQVHQEALERVEQSGIIFLDEIDKIAGKDHRGPDVSREGVQRDILPIVEGSTVMTKYGPVRTDHILFIAAGAFHVAKPSDLIPELQGRFPIRVELKDLTADDFFRILTEPQSALTKQYTALLETEGIQVTFTEEAIRELAELSAKVNSTTENIGARRLHTILERLLEELSFSAPEVTLEEVVITPHYVRERLAGVVEDQDLSQYIL, translated from the coding sequence ATGCATCCAAATGAGAAATGGACTCCTAGACAGATCGTAGAAGAACTTGATAAGTACATAGTAGGACAGCAAGAAGCAAAACGAGCAGTAGCGGTGGCGCTTCGTAATCGTTATCGTCGTAGTCTTCTCGCACCAGAACTCCGTGAAGAGATCATCCCAAAAAATATTTTGATGATTGGACCGACTGGTGTTGGAAAAACAGAAATCGCTCGTCGTTTGGCCAAATTGGTCGGAGCCCCATTTGTCAAATTAGAAGCAACTAAATTTACAGAAGTAGGCTATGTAGGTCGAGATGTGGAATCGATGGTACGTGATCTTGTGGAAACAGCAATTCGAATGCTCAAAGACGAGAAGATCGACAGTGTCCAAGATCAAGCAAGAGAGTTGGCAGAGGAACGTCTAATCGAGTTACTGGTTCCAGAGAAGAAATCTACTACCTCCTTCCAGAATCCGTTTGAAGCATTATTCCAACGTCCAGGTAGTAATACTCAATCAGCTGAAAGTGACTCTAGTGAGAAAACGCGTGTTCGACAGGAACGTCGCCGTGTTCGGGATCGTTTGGCGAGTGGAGAGTTGGAGAATGAATTGGTAGAGATAGAAGTAGAGGAACAGACACCGTCGATGTTGGATCTCCTAGGAGGTGCTGGGAACGATCAGATGGGAATGAATATGCAAGATATGTTTAGTCATCTGATACCAAAGCGTACTAAAAAACGTCGTTTACCAGTAAAAGAAGCCCGTGAAGTTCTAACGCTACAAGAAGGCCAGAAGTTGATCGATATGGATCAGGTTCACCAAGAAGCATTAGAACGAGTAGAACAGTCTGGGATTATTTTCTTAGATGAGATCGACAAGATAGCGGGTAAGGATCATCGCGGACCAGATGTATCGCGTGAAGGTGTACAGCGTGACATTCTTCCAATCGTCGAAGGTTCCACTGTTATGACCAAATATGGTCCGGTTCGTACAGATCATATTCTTTTTATCGCTGCTGGTGCGTTCCATGTTGCCAAACCGTCTGATCTCATTCCTGAATTACAGGGGCGTTTTCCAATTCGGGTAGAGCTAAAAGATCTAACAGCCGATGACTTTTTCCGGATTCTAACTGAGCCACAAAGTGCATTAACCAAGCAATATACTGCTCTTCTAGAAACAGAGGGAATTCAGGTTACCTTTACCGAGGAGGCAATTCGTGAGTTAGCAGAACTATCGGCTAAAGTGAACTCGACGACAGAAAATATTGGTGCTCGTCGTCTTCACACCATTTTGGAACGCCTTCTAGAAGAACTCTCTTTTTCTGCACCTGAAGTAACTCTGGAAGAAGTCGTGATTACACCTCATTATGTGAGAGAGCGACTTGCTGGTGTGGTAGAAGATCAAGATCTTAGCCAATATATCTTATAG
- a CDS encoding hemolysin family protein has protein sequence MESDSFSLLDITWKLGLVMFLVLLNGFFVAAEFAIVKARSTRIAQLTTSQGKMAQKVIRNMDAYLSATQLGITLASLGLGWVGEPTIAAMIEPIFHYVGIPEVLLHPIAFAIAFSIMSYLHIVIGEMAPKSLAIRKAETTTLWTARPLHLFYIIFKPFIVVLNGSANWILQKFGIGLAEEHQSAHTEEEIRLIIEQSHNSGIIDQTELKLFDKVFSFTERIAREVMVPRVNIVGLDLEEPLEENLELIRSSKYTRFPVYEGDKDQIIGLLLVRDLYEKIADRQPIELRQLMRPVISIPETMEIKDVMRRFQKNKTHMAIVVDEFGGTSGLITTEDIFEEIFGEIQDEFDEEEPFFCSKEDGTSVDAKVLIEDVNRHFGLEIEDPDNDTIGGWLFSRLERIPQVGESYDLGEFRFTIESMEQLAIHRILVTQRKEESVEVEVVSTEA, from the coding sequence TTGGAAAGTGACAGTTTTAGTTTGTTGGATATTACATGGAAATTAGGCTTAGTAATGTTTCTAGTACTGTTGAATGGATTTTTTGTCGCAGCAGAGTTTGCGATTGTGAAAGCACGTTCAACAAGGATTGCACAACTAACTACTTCCCAAGGAAAAATGGCTCAAAAAGTAATTCGCAATATGGACGCATACCTATCTGCTACCCAGCTGGGGATTACACTCGCGTCCTTAGGACTTGGTTGGGTAGGGGAACCAACAATTGCCGCAATGATTGAACCGATTTTTCATTATGTAGGTATACCAGAGGTATTGCTTCATCCAATTGCTTTTGCGATTGCCTTCTCTATTATGAGTTATTTGCATATCGTTATAGGTGAGATGGCACCAAAATCTCTAGCGATCCGCAAGGCTGAGACGACTACGTTGTGGACGGCTAGACCACTTCATCTCTTCTATATTATCTTCAAACCATTTATCGTGGTGCTAAATGGATCCGCGAACTGGATTTTGCAGAAATTTGGTATTGGATTGGCAGAAGAACATCAATCAGCACATACTGAAGAAGAGATCCGTCTCATCATTGAGCAGAGCCACAATAGTGGGATTATTGATCAGACGGAATTGAAACTTTTTGATAAAGTGTTTAGTTTTACGGAACGAATTGCGCGAGAAGTGATGGTACCACGAGTTAATATTGTTGGGTTAGACTTAGAGGAACCTCTTGAAGAGAATCTAGAGTTAATTCGCTCTTCCAAATATACGCGATTTCCTGTTTATGAAGGCGATAAAGATCAGATTATCGGACTCTTACTGGTTCGTGATCTCTATGAGAAGATTGCAGATCGCCAACCAATTGAGTTACGTCAGTTAATGCGTCCTGTTATCTCGATCCCTGAAACGATGGAGATTAAAGATGTCATGCGACGTTTCCAAAAAAACAAAACGCATATGGCGATTGTAGTAGATGAATTTGGTGGTACATCTGGCTTAATTACAACAGAAGATATTTTTGAAGAGATTTTTGGAGAAATTCAAGACGAATTTGATGAAGAAGAACCATTTTTTTGTTCGAAAGAGGACGGTACTTCCGTCGATGCGAAAGTGTTGATTGAAGATGTAAATCGCCATTTTGGATTAGAAATCGAAGATCCTGATAATGATACGATTGGTGGATGGCTATTCTCTCGTTTGGAAAGAATCCCTCAAGTAGGGGAGTCCTACGATCTAGGGGAGTTCCGATTTACGATTGAGAGTATGGAGCAACTTGCAATCCATCGCATATTAGTCACTCAAAGGAAAGAAGAGTCAGTAGAAGTCGAAGTAGTGTCCACAGAAGCATAA
- a CDS encoding VOC family protein, producing MRTRLLHVRANVSNLQKSVKWYEDTLGLLTIDLFPAEKPKYAHFDAEEGATFGLIEEKIENPSAQTRFHFYLDNIEELWARVQRCENVTILDELNITPRGTKQFTIADPDGNELGFVQNRLQTWY from the coding sequence ATGAGAACTAGACTGCTTCATGTACGTGCAAATGTAAGTAACTTACAAAAATCTGTAAAGTGGTACGAGGACACATTGGGATTACTTACCATAGATTTGTTCCCAGCAGAAAAACCCAAGTATGCTCATTTTGACGCTGAAGAAGGAGCCACCTTTGGATTAATTGAAGAAAAAATTGAAAATCCATCTGCTCAGACTCGCTTTCATTTTTATCTAGATAATATAGAAGAACTATGGGCTCGGGTACAAAGATGTGAGAATGTTACTATTTTAGATGAACTAAATATTACTCCAAGAGGAACGAAGCAGTTTACGATTGCAGATCCAGATGGAAATGAATTAGGTTTTGTCCAAAACAGACTTCAAACCTGGTATTAG
- a CDS encoding tetratricopeptide repeat protein — protein MREKLELLLKAGDQGDIDAYYQYGSLVVNGETPLPQYRGDTYLEKAAKAGHLEAKFAWGMRYIKYRNHSKQAKKWLVESAEAGFEKAAYTLGKFILDKKIQNESIETGIEWLEKAAELGSDEAMLLLGQYYGKKNEPEAIQQSEQWYQQAGENGNLAAILYLGMAYMTGKPFGQDGEKGAAWYELAVKQNSLQAMLELSDFLIKGEAISRNLERGEQLLLKASEFNGYGSVYDYAKRAKYQMAQYYLKGDIFPKDRQKGISWLQQAANARHYEAMYEYGVLLFDGLEVTRDVERARNLFQNASYYARGELRSKIMWKLGLSLLEPPKPGNGRYYLEQAANAGHVKAMRDLGYYLMDGTWINQDLVKGEEWLQKAADLGDESALSNLAYFYLLGKTHVVDKEKGLRLLQEGAEAGNGAVLNHYGWRLVSGSHVVKDVSKGIEYLRRSVEKGYSYAAANLGDYLVCGSYGVQKDPVEGERLLRLSIEQGNAYGMYCLAYEILNGRVRSNVSEAEELLVRAANLGEDRAMVELGKRYRDGDKGLAQNHSKALYYFHLASEYKNSDGMNLYKQFQERASTRWIRIAADQGNVEAQYELGMRYAFGIGVYKSIYEAKKWLRLAANQENTDAAELLAKLN, from the coding sequence ATGCGTGAAAAACTTGAATTACTTTTAAAAGCAGGAGATCAAGGTGATATCGATGCGTATTATCAATATGGAAGTCTTGTAGTAAATGGAGAGACTCCTCTACCACAATATAGAGGCGATACATATCTAGAAAAGGCTGCAAAGGCTGGTCATCTAGAAGCGAAGTTTGCTTGGGGAATGCGTTACATAAAGTACCGGAATCATTCTAAGCAAGCTAAGAAATGGTTAGTTGAGTCGGCTGAGGCTGGATTCGAAAAGGCTGCTTATACACTTGGGAAATTCATTTTAGATAAAAAGATACAGAACGAGTCGATTGAAACTGGAATTGAGTGGTTAGAAAAAGCTGCAGAGCTTGGCTCTGATGAAGCGATGTTACTTTTGGGACAGTATTATGGAAAGAAAAACGAGCCAGAAGCTATACAACAAAGCGAACAATGGTACCAACAAGCAGGAGAAAATGGCAATCTTGCGGCAATACTATATCTTGGTATGGCATATATGACAGGTAAGCCTTTTGGGCAAGATGGAGAAAAAGGAGCCGCTTGGTATGAGCTAGCAGTAAAACAAAATAGTTTACAAGCAATGTTGGAGCTGAGTGATTTCCTTATTAAAGGAGAAGCGATTTCACGGAACCTGGAACGAGGAGAACAACTGCTATTAAAAGCTTCTGAATTCAATGGATATGGCTCTGTTTATGATTATGCCAAGAGAGCCAAGTATCAAATGGCACAGTATTATCTTAAAGGAGACATTTTTCCGAAAGATCGCCAAAAAGGTATCAGTTGGCTCCAGCAAGCAGCCAATGCACGACATTATGAGGCAATGTATGAATACGGAGTTCTATTGTTCGATGGCCTTGAAGTTACTCGTGATGTAGAAAGAGCTCGAAACCTGTTCCAAAATGCCTCTTATTATGCTAGAGGGGAATTACGATCTAAGATCATGTGGAAACTAGGTCTGTCTCTTTTAGAACCACCTAAACCAGGGAATGGACGATATTATCTAGAGCAAGCTGCAAACGCTGGACATGTAAAAGCGATGCGTGATTTGGGATACTATTTAATGGATGGAACTTGGATCAACCAAGATCTCGTCAAAGGTGAGGAATGGCTACAAAAAGCAGCAGATCTAGGAGACGAGAGTGCGCTAAGTAATCTTGCTTATTTTTATCTCTTAGGAAAAACACATGTAGTAGACAAAGAAAAAGGACTTCGTCTGTTACAAGAGGGAGCAGAAGCAGGAAACGGTGCGGTCCTAAATCATTATGGCTGGCGTCTTGTTTCTGGTAGTCACGTAGTAAAAGATGTTTCTAAAGGAATCGAGTATCTCCGACGTTCCGTAGAGAAAGGATACTCCTATGCTGCAGCCAATCTAGGTGACTACTTAGTATGTGGCTCTTATGGGGTACAGAAAGATCCGGTAGAAGGGGAACGGTTACTCCGATTGTCTATCGAACAAGGGAATGCTTATGGAATGTACTGCCTTGCTTACGAGATATTAAATGGAAGAGTTCGTTCGAATGTTTCAGAAGCAGAAGAGCTATTGGTTCGTGCAGCTAACTTAGGAGAAGACCGTGCTATGGTAGAGCTAGGCAAACGCTATCGTGATGGAGATAAAGGATTGGCTCAAAATCATTCAAAAGCACTCTACTATTTCCATCTAGCTAGCGAATACAAAAATAGCGACGGGATGAATCTCTATAAGCAATTCCAAGAGCGAGCTTCCACTCGTTGGATCAGAATAGCTGCTGATCAAGGAAATGTAGAGGCACAGTACGAGTTGGGAATGAGATATGCATTTGGTATTGGAGTCTATAAGAGTATATATGAGGCAAAAAAATGGTTGCGTCTCGCTGCGAACCAAGAGAATACAGATGCTGCTGAACTCTTGGCCAAGTTGAATTAA